A genomic region of Phragmites australis chromosome 2, lpPhrAust1.1, whole genome shotgun sequence contains the following coding sequences:
- the LOC133905435 gene encoding peptidyl-prolyl cis-trans isomerase CYP57-like, with the protein MSSVYVLEPPTKGKVVVQTTAGPLDIELWPKEAPKAARNFVQLCLEGYYDGTLFHRVIKSFLVQGGDPTGSGTGGESIYGAPFADEFHSRLRFNHRGLVACANAGTPHSNGSQFFITLDRCDWLDKKNTIFGKVTGDSIFNLLALADVETDKDDRPVYPQKILSVEVLWDPFEDVVPRQLKKPESAAKADAEVKPKKKAVKQLNVLSFGDEVEEEENEAASSVKDKIKSIHDVLDDPRFLKGKPEDGQLSKEQEEKKKDTLLSVREALISKKVDSREPEHAPETDDYPEDENEEDFDNRMRSQILRKRRELGDICPPETSKTDKPHRKDRELPAHRSDINDDDDDQEHQLQKSKKLSLKKKGVGSEASAESMSKADANLQLLNPAEQERHLQKQKKRRLQGREDETLAKLQKFKASFLGTNRATDNTEKEADEDYTGWHTNRLTFMPDSSKDGMARKDDPDDYVVVDPLLENGKQKFNKMQAKLKRREREWAGRSLT; encoded by the exons ATGTCGTCGGTGTACGTGCTCGAGCCGCCGACGAAGGGAAAAGTGGTGGTGCAGACGACGGCCGGGCCGCTCGACATCGAACTGTGGCCCAAGGAGGCCCCCAAGGCGGCGCGCAACTTCGTGCAGCTCTGCCTCGAGGGCTACTACGACGGCACCCTCTTCCACCGCGTCATCAAGTCCTTCCTCGTCCAGGGAGGCGATCCCACCGGCTCCGGCACAG GGGGTGAGAGCAtctatggggcaccatttgcggATGAGTTCCATTCACGGTTGCGGTTTAACCACAGGGGTTTAGTGGCGTGCGCCAATGCTGGCACGCCTCATTCGAACGGAAGCCAGTTCTTTATCACCCTTGACCGCTGTGATTGGCTTGATAAGAAGAATACCATCTTTGGGAAG GTTACTGGTGATTCTATTTTCAACCTTCTTGCCTTGGCTGACGTTGAGACTGATAAGGATGACCGACCTGTGTACCCACAGAAAATTCTTTCAGTCGAG GTTCTCTGGGACCCATTTGAGGATGTTGTTCCAAGGCAACTTAAGAAACCTGAGTCTGCTGCCAAGGCTGATGCTGAGGTGAAACCTAAGAAGAAAGCAGTTAA GCAACTTAATGTGCTTTCATTTGGTGATGAAgtagaagaggaggagaatgaGGCAGCTTCCTCCGTAAAGGACAAAATAAAAAGTATTCATGATGTGCTGGATGATCCCCGTTTTCTTAAAGGGAAACCAGAGGATGGACAGCTG TCCAAGGagcaagaggagaagaaaaaggataCTCTTCTGTCTGTCAGGGAGGCTTTGATCTCAAAGAAAGTTGACTCAAGAGAGCCAGAGCATGCTCCAGAAACTGATGATTATCCTGAAGACGAGAATGAAGAGGATTTTGACAACAGAATGCGCTCACAAATCCTAAGAAAACGTAGAGAGCTTGGTGATATTTGCCCTCCTGAAACCTCTAAAACAG ATAAACCACATCGGAAGGATAGGGAATTACCAGCTCACAG GAGTGATATCaacgatgatgacgatgatcagGAGCATCAGTTACAAAAGTCTAAAAAACTATCCTTGAAGAAAAAGGGTGTTGGCTCAGAAGCCAGTGCCGAAAGTATGTCCAAAGCAGATGCTAATCTGCAACTATTAAATCCAGCTGAACAGGAGAGACATTTGCAAAAACAGAAGAAACGTCGGCTCCAAGGCCGTGAAGATGAG ACATTAGCAAAGTTACAGAAGTTCAAGGCTTCTTTCCTCGGTACGAATCGTGCTACTGATAACACGGAAAAAGAGGCCGATGAGGATTACACAGGGTGGCATACCAACCGGCTGACTTTCATGCCTGATTCTTCGAAG GATGGAATGGCTAGGAAAGATGACCCAGACGACTATGTAGTGGTTGATCCTCTTCTGGAGAATGGAAAACAAAAATTCAACAAGATGCAAGCAAAGCTTAAGCGGAGGGAGCGTGAATGGGCAGGCAGATCTCTCACATGA